The Tepidibacter aestuarii genome contains a region encoding:
- the rplX gene encoding 50S ribosomal protein L24: MRVKKDDTVVVITGKDKGKKGKVLKVFPKAEKVLVEGVNMATKHQKPNAKVQQGGIVHQEAPIHVSNVMLFDAKEGKGVRVGFKTLEDGTKVRVSRKSGEEI; the protein is encoded by the coding sequence ATGCGCGTAAAAAAAGATGATACTGTTGTTGTTATAACGGGAAAAGATAAAGGCAAAAAAGGTAAAGTCCTAAAAGTTTTTCCTAAGGCAGAAAAAGTACTAGTTGAAGGCGTAAACATGGCTACAAAACATCAAAAGCCTAACGCTAAAGTGCAACAAGGTGGAATTGTACATCAAGAAGCACCTATACATGTTTCAAATGTTATGTTATTTGATGCTAAAGAAGGTAAAGGTGTAAGAGTAGGATTCAAAACATTAGAAGATGGAACAAAAGTAAGAGTTTCTAGAAAGAGCGGAGAAGAAATATAA
- the rplN gene encoding 50S ribosomal protein L14 translates to MIQQETRLKVADNSGAKELLCIRVLGGSGRKYANVGDVIVATVKSATPGGVVKKGKVVKAVVVRTKQGLRRKDGSYITFDENAAVIIKDDKTPMGTRIFGPVARELRDKDFMKIVSLAPEVL, encoded by the coding sequence ATGATACAACAGGAGACACGTTTGAAAGTTGCTGATAATTCAGGTGCTAAAGAACTATTATGTATACGTGTTTTAGGCGGAAGTGGAAGAAAATATGCAAACGTTGGAGATGTAATAGTTGCTACTGTTAAAAGTGCAACACCTGGTGGAGTTGTTAAAAAAGGTAAAGTAGTAAAAGCTGTAGTAGTAAGAACTAAGCAAGGTCTAAGACGTAAAGACGGTAGTTATATAACATTTGATGAAAATGCTGCTGTTATAATAAAAGACGATAAAACTCCTATGGGAACTCGTATCTTCGGGCCTGTTGCAAGAGAGTTAAGAGATAAAGATTTCATGAAGATAGTTTCTCTTGCTCCAGAGGTACTATAA